In a single window of the Ciconia boyciana chromosome 7, ASM3463844v1, whole genome shotgun sequence genome:
- the EXTL2 gene encoding exostosin-like 2 isoform X3, whose product MRCCSRREGNPFKKSSSWNSKITNNCPVKARGEKQSYLATMRYFHFCKLPGRVMGIRLLRFTSVVIIVLLLVAGALTALLPNIKDDKMPNLRREPKTQSQSALDSFTLIMQTYNRTDLLLKLLNHYQAIPHLHKVIVVWNNIGEKIPEEMWNSLGPHPVPVVFKVQTINRMRNRLQNFPELETKAVLMMDDDTLVSAHDLAFAFSVWQQFPEHIVGFVPRKHISTPSGVYSYGSFELQNPGFGNGDQYSMVLIGAAFFHKLLKCCKQLKGKT is encoded by the exons ATGAGGTGCTGCTCACGGAGAGAGGGGAACCCGTTCAAGAAGTCTTCTTCTTGGA ATTCAAAGATCACAAACAACTGTCCTGTAAAAgcaaggggggaaaaacaaTCCTACTTGGCAACAATGAG gtattttcacTTCTGTAAGCTTCCAGGAAGAGTTATGGGAATCCGCCTACTACGCTTCACTTCTGTGGTGATCATTGTCTTACTGCTTGTGGCAGGTGCTTTAACAGCTTTGCTTCCCAATATCAAAGATGACAAAATGCCCAATTTGAGAAGGGAACCAAAAACCCAGAGTCAGTCTGCCTTGGATTCATTTACTCTTATTATGCAGACATATAATAGAACTGACTTACTGCTAAAGCTTTTAAATCATTATCAAGCCATCCCCCACCTACATAAAGTAATTGTTGTGTGGAACAACATTGGTGAGAAGATACCAGAGGAAATGTGGAATTCCTTGGGGCCTCATCCTGTCCCTGTTGTCTTTAAAGTTCAAACTATAAATCGCATGAGGAACAGACTCCAGAATTTCCCTGAGCTGGAAACAAAAG cTGTTTTAATGATGGATGATGATACACTAGTCAGTGCTCATGACcttgcttttgccttttctgtttggCAG caatttCCAGAACATATAGTGGGATTTGTTCCTAGAAAGCACATTTCTACTCCTTCAGGTGTATACAGTTATGGCAGCTTTGAATTGCAGAACCCTGGATTTGGAAACGGAGATCAGTATTCTATGGTTCTTATTGGTGCAGCATTTTTTCATA AGTTGCTGAAATGCTGCAAGCAGCTGAAAGGTAAAACCTAG
- the EXTL2 gene encoding exostosin-like 2 isoform X2, which produces MRYFHFCKLPGRVMGIRLLRFTSVVIIVLLLVAGALTALLPNIKDDKMPNLRREPKTQSQSALDSFTLIMQTYNRTDLLLKLLNHYQAIPHLHKVIVVWNNIGEKIPEEMWNSLGPHPVPVVFKVQTINRMRNRLQNFPELETKAVLMMDDDTLVSAHDLAFAFSVWQQFPEHIVGFVPRKHISTPSGVYSYGSFELQNPGFGNGDQYSMVLIGAAFFHSGYLEDFQRQPEAVYALIDETQNCDDIAMNFLVAKHTGKPSGVFVKPVDIRNLEKDTNSGYAGMWHRAEHLLQRSYCVNKLVNIYDGMPLKYSNIMISQFGFPNYANHKNKM; this is translated from the exons ATGAG gtattttcacTTCTGTAAGCTTCCAGGAAGAGTTATGGGAATCCGCCTACTACGCTTCACTTCTGTGGTGATCATTGTCTTACTGCTTGTGGCAGGTGCTTTAACAGCTTTGCTTCCCAATATCAAAGATGACAAAATGCCCAATTTGAGAAGGGAACCAAAAACCCAGAGTCAGTCTGCCTTGGATTCATTTACTCTTATTATGCAGACATATAATAGAACTGACTTACTGCTAAAGCTTTTAAATCATTATCAAGCCATCCCCCACCTACATAAAGTAATTGTTGTGTGGAACAACATTGGTGAGAAGATACCAGAGGAAATGTGGAATTCCTTGGGGCCTCATCCTGTCCCTGTTGTCTTTAAAGTTCAAACTATAAATCGCATGAGGAACAGACTCCAGAATTTCCCTGAGCTGGAAACAAAAG cTGTTTTAATGATGGATGATGATACACTAGTCAGTGCTCATGACcttgcttttgccttttctgtttggCAG caatttCCAGAACATATAGTGGGATTTGTTCCTAGAAAGCACATTTCTACTCCTTCAGGTGTATACAGTTATGGCAGCTTTGAATTGCAGAACCCTGGATTTGGAAACGGAGATCAGTATTCTATGGTTCTTATTGGTGCAGCATTTTTTCATAGTGGGTATTTAGAAGACTTTCAAAGACAGCCAGAAGCTGTTTATGCCTTAATAGATGAAACTCAAAATTGTGATGATATTGCCATGAATTTTCTGGTAGCCAAACATACTGGAAAGCCTTCAGGAGTGTTTGTGAAGCCTGTTGATAtaagaaatttagaaaaagacaCTAACAGTGGCTATGCTGGAATGTGGCATCGAGCAGAGCATTTGTTACAGAGATCTTACTGTGTAAATAAACTGGTTAATATTTATGATGGCatgcctttaaaatattctaatatCATGATTTCTCAGTTTGGTTTTCCTAATTATGCcaatcacaaaaataaaatgtaa
- the EXTL2 gene encoding exostosin-like 2 isoform X1, with translation MRCCSRREGNPFKKSSSWNSKITNNCPVKARGEKQSYLATMRYFHFCKLPGRVMGIRLLRFTSVVIIVLLLVAGALTALLPNIKDDKMPNLRREPKTQSQSALDSFTLIMQTYNRTDLLLKLLNHYQAIPHLHKVIVVWNNIGEKIPEEMWNSLGPHPVPVVFKVQTINRMRNRLQNFPELETKAVLMMDDDTLVSAHDLAFAFSVWQQFPEHIVGFVPRKHISTPSGVYSYGSFELQNPGFGNGDQYSMVLIGAAFFHSGYLEDFQRQPEAVYALIDETQNCDDIAMNFLVAKHTGKPSGVFVKPVDIRNLEKDTNSGYAGMWHRAEHLLQRSYCVNKLVNIYDGMPLKYSNIMISQFGFPNYANHKNKM, from the exons ATGAGGTGCTGCTCACGGAGAGAGGGGAACCCGTTCAAGAAGTCTTCTTCTTGGA ATTCAAAGATCACAAACAACTGTCCTGTAAAAgcaaggggggaaaaacaaTCCTACTTGGCAACAATGAG gtattttcacTTCTGTAAGCTTCCAGGAAGAGTTATGGGAATCCGCCTACTACGCTTCACTTCTGTGGTGATCATTGTCTTACTGCTTGTGGCAGGTGCTTTAACAGCTTTGCTTCCCAATATCAAAGATGACAAAATGCCCAATTTGAGAAGGGAACCAAAAACCCAGAGTCAGTCTGCCTTGGATTCATTTACTCTTATTATGCAGACATATAATAGAACTGACTTACTGCTAAAGCTTTTAAATCATTATCAAGCCATCCCCCACCTACATAAAGTAATTGTTGTGTGGAACAACATTGGTGAGAAGATACCAGAGGAAATGTGGAATTCCTTGGGGCCTCATCCTGTCCCTGTTGTCTTTAAAGTTCAAACTATAAATCGCATGAGGAACAGACTCCAGAATTTCCCTGAGCTGGAAACAAAAG cTGTTTTAATGATGGATGATGATACACTAGTCAGTGCTCATGACcttgcttttgccttttctgtttggCAG caatttCCAGAACATATAGTGGGATTTGTTCCTAGAAAGCACATTTCTACTCCTTCAGGTGTATACAGTTATGGCAGCTTTGAATTGCAGAACCCTGGATTTGGAAACGGAGATCAGTATTCTATGGTTCTTATTGGTGCAGCATTTTTTCATAGTGGGTATTTAGAAGACTTTCAAAGACAGCCAGAAGCTGTTTATGCCTTAATAGATGAAACTCAAAATTGTGATGATATTGCCATGAATTTTCTGGTAGCCAAACATACTGGAAAGCCTTCAGGAGTGTTTGTGAAGCCTGTTGATAtaagaaatttagaaaaagacaCTAACAGTGGCTATGCTGGAATGTGGCATCGAGCAGAGCATTTGTTACAGAGATCTTACTGTGTAAATAAACTGGTTAATATTTATGATGGCatgcctttaaaatattctaatatCATGATTTCTCAGTTTGGTTTTCCTAATTATGCcaatcacaaaaataaaatgtaa